The Mucilaginibacter rubeus genomic interval AAAATAATATAAGATTACTTGGCACGGCACAAAGTCAGGAAGATAGCTTAAATCATAAGAAAAACATATTGGCCCAAAAAGTTGATATAGCGAGTAAAGATATCCTCGGGCAGCTTAGCGTTCTTGACGACCTTAAAGAACATAATCCGGGTATGGCTGCGGCCAATCTGCTAATTACTACCCTCTTTTTCCTGCTTGAACTGGCCCCTGTATTGGTTAAGATGGGCTCGCACCGGGGTAAATATGATACACTGCTCAGCATACTTGAACAGCAGGCGCTTGATGAGGAAGAAGCCGCGATAGAAGAATCGAGGCAGGGAAAAATTGTGAGGGCAAATGCGGCGGTACGGAATACCGGCAAAGCAGCAGAACTGGATTCGGAGCTAAAAGAACAGGTGAAGGGTGAAATACTTACCGCACAGGCGGCGCTTGCGAAAAAGATAGTAGTAGCCTGGCAGCAACAGGAAGAGGAGGCATTGAAAAGAAACCCATCCGGCTATCTGGAACATAAAATAACCACTGCAGATAATTGAATATCACAATGGAACAGGATCAAGAAAAAACACCCGTGACCGAAAAAACGTTAGAAAAAGAGGAAACGCCGGCATCTGCACAAAAGGTAGCAGGTTTACAGTCAAATTCTGAGACACCGGTTAGCAATGCGCCAATAAACACCAATGAAGTAGCAAGCGCAACAGGAAATACCGATGATAAAAGCAAGGAAGTAAGTAAAGAGAGCCCGGCTGGTAAAGTAACTGCAAGCAATGGGGAAATTGTTAGTAAAGAAACTTCGAGTAATTCTGAAAGCAGGAAGTTGCGGTCAAATGCTGTTCCTCTTTGGGAGAAACTTAACTCTGCATGTCATGATATCGAAGTTGATGAGCACAGCAATTATTATTGGCCGGAAGAAAGGACCCATACCAATAATATCATCAGGCAGTTAAAGGAAAAACGGATCCTGTTTATTCGGTCCTTCACCGAAAACTGGTCGTTTAGGGCCTTACAACGCCTGGCTACGGTGATGCATGCCGAAAACGAGGGAGGTAACCTCATCATCCGCATCAATACCGGCGAAGACCTTGACTTTGGTTTTTGGATCAATGAACGGCCATTGCCATATCCTGTGGTTATTATTATGCCTGTTCACCGGTATGATTTTTTTCAAAAGTTTACGCAAAACGCGCAGTATGTAATGAATACTCAATTACCCGAATTGAGGCGGCTAAACCTGCATATTGTATGCCAGATCCAAACCACAACGACCGTGTCTGAAAGATTTCCGGGCGGCGATCATTGGATGAAACAAACCTATGCTTTTTGGGATATACCGGTGGTAAAACTTGAGCTAACCAGCAAGTTTGGTGTACGGGGGCAGGCAACTTTTGAACAAATACAGGATAAAATAGAAAAATACGGCGAACACGCTGTTGGGTGGGAGCTGGTAAAACGTTCATACGCAAATCCTGAAGATGTAAAAGAGCAGCTTGATAAACATATAGAGGAGTCGGCGCAGGAAATACGGCAAAGGAAAGAAGCCCTGATAAATATACTTGACGGAACAGACTTTACCCCTAAACTTCTTGTTTTTTGCGCTTCGTTTTTTAGCGGTTTGCATTACAGGGATTTTACTGAACTGGTTACCCAGTTGTTAAAATATGAACAAGTCAATCAGCAATATATAGCTACAGACCAGGCTGTTACTGCCGAACCTAAATTAACCTTAGGCCAGTTGTGGGAAAAAAATGCCGACCAATACCTTCCAGCCTGTTCAATAAAAACGGTGTGGAAGGATGGCAACCACCAGGTAGAATTTGCTTTTCGGGGATTGGCAGATATCATGTCAGCCTATATCACAAACGAACGGTATCCCTTTTTTTACCGGGTTTACCGCAACTTCGAAAATGCCAAGTTAATTACAAATCTTAACCTGAGTAAGGATCTGGAAAAGTCGCTGATCAATTTATTTGCCAAGGCCGCCCGTATGGACACACAAAACTATAGCGCCGAATGGCTGAAAAATGAAGTGTGCACTTTGTGGGAGGAATATTCAAAAGAAATGCCCGAGCAGATAGATAGCTATGAAGACCTGTTTAGCTATTTATATGATAAGAAATTTTTCGGAGAAATGTTACTTAAGCGGGTACCGCTCATTATTAACGGACTGCTTACGGAGAATGATGCGGACTACCGTGAAATTATCAAAGAGTTTTTCCGGTTATTGTTAAATGAACCCCATGCGCGCAGGATAGCAATAATTATAGCCTCCGATCTGTATAAGAAATTTAAGGGGACAGATACCTTTTCTACTGAGGACCTGATGGATTATTTCAGGAAGACACTGGAAGGTAATAATTCATGGGACGACCGCTTTTTTGCATATGATGCTCTTCGTGATTGTATGGAGGCCGAGGCTATGCGCCAGCAATCAGCTTTCAGCGATATTTTGGGATGCATAAAGGTACAGGTACCTATGAGCTGTGGGACAAAATGGACGGAGATGAGTTTCCACAAACCTTTGTGGCATTGGTAGCACAGCTACTCAGCGAAAACTCTTTGAAAAACCTGGGTCTTATCATGGAAAACCAGTACAACAGAGAGCAGTTTGAAAACCGCGTATTATTGCTGGAAGGATTGGAGACAGACGAGATCTTAGTAGTTTCGGCGCGTTTTTATGAACCTAATAATACGGCTATATCATTATTGGCAGATGCCCTCGAAACCTGGTTCTATTTACTTACAAAAAATACCGGGGCAGATATTCAGCCGGAAATGCCATTCATGCCTGTTTGGACAGCCTATGTAAGGCTTCTGACCCAATCATCCCAACTAAAAACACTACGAAAAATTAGAAGCTTTTGGCAGATAAAAACCGGTTATTATACACTGGTGATCCAGGATATAAGCAGCCGGATTACTAAGAAGGATAATAAATTATCGGCTTATCTGCAGTCGCTCAAAAAGCGGCGTACAAGTTTGCGCATGCTGTTACGGCATTTGCAAAGTGACCCTGTATTTCAATTACCCCCAACTGATTTCAAAACCTTAAATCAATAAACAACATGGAAATTAAAAGCAAAAATGAGATAAAAGATCTTGACAATATTATCAGCAAACAAAATGCATTGGCCGGTGAAAAACGACCAGACATTATTGACCAGGTAATTGTTAAGTATGATTCGAAATTGGGCAAAGCAGAAACGCTGCAGGAAAAACGCCCCTCATGGAGCAATCTTTTTGGTCTGTTTAAATCAAACAGCAACGCAGACTATTATCTTATCGACACAGACGCGAAGGTGAGTTTTAAATTGCAGTATGAGGTTAGCACACCTGAATATGGCTTATTGGTATTTAATATTGCTTTTACTATCAGCGCAATTCCGAATGCCGAAACCAAACTTGTAGAAACGCTTGCGCGGCGTAAAACCCCTACAACCATATTGCAGGAAAAGCTGTCTGTTTGGATAGAGGGGTTAATAGCCAGCCAGGTAACAAATGTATTTCAGCGTTTTGACAGCTTTGCAGCAACCCTTAAAAGTACGCTTATTCAGCAGGGTAGTGCCATAGGCCTGAAATTCGACCTGAAAGTAAGTGGTGCCGAAGAGGATCAGCCTCTGCCCGGAAGCTTTTCTACCGATTGGTTAGATGTACCTGTGCAGCCAAAGGATTATAATGACCTTATGAAACTGCAAATAAATGTCACCATGGCCCCTGATCCTGCGGCGCCGGCCACATTGGTGAAACTGGGTTACAAAAAGAAAGATACGTTTAACAGTTTACTAAAGCAGTGGCTGCAGGCTTTTGTTCGTGAAAGTTATAGTTATAATGACCTTAATGCCAACCTGCATTCAAGGTTTAGAAACTCACTGATGGCTTACTGGAATGAACAATTCAGTAAGCAAAATCTTGGTTGGACCGCAGTTGAACTGGTGCTTAAAAGCCTGGAGGTTTTGCCCGCCGAGTTTAAGTTTGAAAAGATGGAGATTGAGGTTGACTTGCGTAACGTACGAGTGCCGTTGCGTAATACCGTTATCCTTAACCTGGAAAATGCCGAGAAGTTTAAAAACCGGCGTATCACTGATCTGGAAAGATGGATCCGTGAAAAATTGCAGCAGATAGCTCAAAATATGCTTTCGCATGTTTCGTATGCGGAGCTGGTTTCCAATATCAATGTTTATGGCGATAGTATTAAAAGTGATTTAAATGCGGTTGCCCGTGAAATAGGCTATAAGGTGGAGTACTTACTTACGGCCGAACTGGTAGATCATGCCCGATTGAATTTTAATTTTCAGTTTGATAAAAATGAACAGGCTTATCAAACAAGTTTGAATGAAAATGTAAGGCTCAATGTTCTCATTAGCGGAAAGATAAGCAGCCTGAACCATCCTACCTGGAAAAGCACGCTAACACCTGATACCGATTTTGCTAAAGAAATGAAAAAGGTATTGATTCCGGAAGTAAGGAAGGAATTGTTGAATACGCAGGCCGACGATTTTTATACCCGGTTTACCGATAAGGTTGGTCCTGCGCTTGAAGCCAGGATTCGCGCAAAACTGGTTTCTGAATTTAACGTCGACCCCGAAGTTGATATCCTGCCGCAGATGGAAGAGTCAGATATTATTGACCTGATAAACCAGCTGCAAACAGGCCTGCAAGAAGTTCCTGTCGATTGTTTTAATGGCGCTGCTAATTATAAGGTAACTTTTAGTGTCACAGCTGTCGATCCTTTGAAGTGGTCGTTGTTTGCAAACAGGAATTACTCGGATGCCGAGCAGGTAAAAGCCGCTGTAGGCGAAAGGATACGGATCCATACAGAAAACCTGATACGGTTACACGTGAAAGATGTAGCGCTTTTGTCAGATGCACGCATGTATGAGCTTGTTAGCAGGTTTGCTGCTGATACAGACCAAACCGTAAGAGACAAATTGGGGCTCATCATTGATATCATAGATGTTGAACAGTTGAGCAATAAGGTGGGGGAAACTTTTAGCAGAACAACTTTAAGCCATATTATCGAAAAGATTGAGCAGTTACAAGAGGCGATAAGGCGGACTGACAGAAAAATTATCGAGGCGATAATTTCAGATGATGATGAAAATTCATATGAGGTAAAACTACTCGAGAAAAAGAAAGAGCAGCTAACCAAATTACTAAAAGACGAAAATTTATCGGCCTTTATGCTTTCAAATAACTCTGGCGGAGAAAAATTTGACAAGATGCTTGACAATAAAAGCAATAATATTTCAAGCCAAATATCAGCAACAGATACAGCACCAACAGACGAAACAGAAGATGTTGAAAAAATATAAAGCAGAGCAGTTATAAAAAGCCATGGAAACAAATATTACCCCTTTAACCAAGCTGGAACAAACCCTGCATGACCTGGCGCAACATAAAAACAGCGCCAGGCTGGTGTGGTTTGATTATCAGAATGAGAAACGCCTGCTTGAACAAGGCCTCATTTCACAATTGACATTTGATCAATATAAAGAAAGGATTAGCCAAAAAATAACGTCATTAATTAACGAACCGATATTGTCTCCTGACGATGGGGATGAAAAAGCATCAGTATTTTTGTCATATAATCATGCCGACCAACGCCTTGCTTTTCGTATCCAGGAGGAACTTGGCAAATACAAAGTAGGCACCAGGATAGATGTTAATATTGTTACCATTGGCCAGTCGATCAAAGATTTTATCATAAACCAGACAAAGGAAAATACCGCGGTAATGTGGCTGGTATCCGAACATAGCGTTAAATCATATTGGGTTAATTTCGAAGCGTCGATGATGGATTATGCCGAAATGCTGCTCAATAAACATTTTATACCTGTGTGCAGAAACACATTCTTTACAGATAATCAATTTCATGACGATACATACGAGGAGATAACGAAAAAAATACATGAAATAGAGGCTAAGATAGCAGAGAGCCACAAAAAAGGAATGAATTCGCAGTTATGGGATACCAGTAGGCTGGAACTGTTAAATGTTCAGAGACAGTTGGGAACAGTATTAAGTAACCTGAAATCAAATAGGGTTTACCCAATAAGCGACGAATACTTTAGCAACACTATCAAAAAAATTGCTGAGCAGCTTATCGTTATGCAGCAAAATAAAAAAACAAATAAATATCCTTAACAGATTTTTTGTGATTGAAATATTTTATTACATCGAAGCCAATAGCTGGATGTATGTTTTCAAATCTTTTGCTTTTTTATAACTGCTAATTTATTACTTGTACTTTAGCTATCCTTCAGGATTTTCGAAAAAATACCCGTTTCAATCAGTTCTGAAGGTAAGTGTCTACAGTTTGTGGCAACTCTGACGTAAGTACAACAAGGCATTTTAAAGCCCGGCGTTAAAAAGTTAACTATAGAAAAGATATTAGGACATTTTTCTGTAAAAACGCTTTTCGTAATATAGCCGATAACGAGGTGTAATGTAATTTTACAGGATAATCAATAAAATGGTACTCCATATTAAAAACATGGTTTGTGAGCGGTGTATTATGACCATCCGCCCGCAACTGGAAAACTTAGGATATAAGGTAAAACGAATCGTTTTAGGCCAGGCAGAAATTGCGCCTGATCCCGATACAGAGCAATTACTAAAAATAGCCGGCGCTTTGAAAGCGCTGGGGTTTGACTTACTTGATAAAGAAGCCGATAAAACCGTGGAGGCGGTAAGGAATGTGGTGATTGAATTAGTGCACCATACTGATCTTTCTGACCGAAAAGTTTCTTTCCCTGAATTACTCACTGCAAGGCTTGAAAAAGACTATAACCAGTTAAGCCGCTTGTTCTCTAACTTACAAGGTATAACTATAGAGAAGTTTATTATCCAGCAAAAGGTAGAGAAGATCAAAGAATTGCTTGAGTATGGTGAATTAAACCTGAACGAAATTGCTTTTAGGATGGGATACAGCAGCAGCGCTCATTTGTCTGCACAGTTCAAAAGTATTACGGGGATGTCACCAAGTCGTTTTAAAGTTTCAGATACTGACGGCAGAAAGCCGATAGATAAGATCTGATTTTTTTTAAACCTAACAAAGCAAATGACAATAGGATATAAATTAAAAACGGAATTATATAAGAATAGCAATTATAACTTTTCTACTTTAGTATTGTGAAACGAATAGCGGTCATATTGCTTATCCTGGTTTATTCAGTTTCTGTTTTTGGACTCACCATAAACAGGTTCTATTGCTGCGGTAAGCTGGCAAATATATCACTGTCCGCTTCTGCCGAGTGCAAAATGGCGCACAAAGACGGCGATTTATCCTGCTGTAAAAATATTAAAACAACCCTCAAGGTAAAGGATAACCATGTTTCAAGCCGTACGGCTCTCTCCTTCAAAAACACTTTGGCTATCATCGCGCCGGTATTTTTTCTTCCGGTTTCACATCAAAGCGTAACAAAACTTAGCCAGTGTACTTATAATAGTCAGGCACCGCCACTTGGGCAGCCACCGCTTTATATCCTTTACGCCACTTATAGAATTTGATCTCTTCCGGTATTTCTCTCCGTTTAGCCTGATCGGCTCTTGCCAATCATCTGTCAGGCATTTCTCTTATTAATCTATTTTTTTAACAGTTTATTGTCAATCTGTAGTTGGCTATGAGCTACCAATATATTCAAAAATGAAAACGATCAAATTTTCGGCCGTTTTGGCCATCCTGTTCTTTTTTGCTTCACAAGTTCAGGCAAAGAGTTTTATTACAAAAAGCAGTACTAAGGATTCACTTATAGCTATCCACAATCCTCGCGTATCCGATTATAAAGTACTCGAAAACGGCCCGGTTATTATTTATGAACGCAGCCGTCCGGGTGATAAACTCAACCTTTTTAAACCCATTATTACGCATTATTTTAGTGTAAAAGGAACAGATAAAGTTTACCTGCTTACCCTGGAGAATTTAAAAAAGATCTATAACAGCGGACCGCATTTTGAAACACTGGATACCCGTTTCAGAACAGATAGCGATTTACTAACTTATGACCGGATACACCGGCAATACAGTGTCAATTACTACTTGTCAAAAGCCGATGCTGCTCAACTTTAAAACCTGCAATTAATCATCCAATCAATATATAACAAATCAAACTCATGAAAAAAGCAATGTTAATGGCTGTCGCCATCCTGTTTTCTGCCACCGGTGTATTTGCAGCCCATAACGGCAAAATGTTACCCGACACAACCAAAAACCAAAAGGCTAAGCCGGTAAAAGTGCAGTACACCTGTACCATGCACCCTGAGGTGTTATCTGATAAACCCGGCAAATGCCCCAAATGCGGTATGACCCTGGTTAAAAAAGAACCTGCAAAAAAGAAAGCGGATTCTATGAAAATGAAAATGTAAATAAGCTAATCCCGGAGCAATTGCTCCGGGATTAAAAACTATTGCGATGATTAATCAACTTATTTCCCTGTCTTTAAAAAACAGGTATATCGTACTGCTGCTTGCTGTTGGCCTCTTTGCCTGGGGAGCCTGGTCAGTTACTCAAAATCCTATTGACGCAATCCCTGACTTGTCAGACAACCAGGTAATTGTATTTACTGAATGGCCGGGCCGTAGCCCTCAACTTATAGAGGATCAGGTAACCTATCCTTTGGTGAGCAACCTGCAGGGGATTCCTAAAGTAAAGGCCATTCGCGGTACCTCTATGTTCGGCATGAGTTTCGTGTATATTGTTTTTGAGGATAAAGCTGACGTATACTGGGCCCGCAGCCGTGTGCTGGAACGCCTTAACTATGCACAGCGCCTGATGCCGCAGAGCGTTACCCCAACATTAGGCCCCGACGGAACAGGTGTAGGCCATGTACTCTGGTATACCCTGGATAGCAAAAACATGAACCTTGGCGAGCAGCGTGCGCTTCAGGATTGGTACATTAAGCTTGGCCTGCAAACCGTTCCGGGAGTTAGTGAGGTGGCCTCCTTCGGTGGTTTCGAAAAACAGTACCAGGTTAATATCGATCCGCACAAACTTACTTATTATCGGATATCTTTATCACAGGTACTCAAATCCATCAAAAGTAATAACAATGATGTAGGTGGCCGGAAATTTGAAATGAACGGCACCGGCTATATTGTTCGTGGACTGGGCTATATCAAAAATCTTCAGGACGTAGAAAACATTGCTGTAGGTACCAACAATACCGTTGCGGTTACCCTTAAAGATATTGCCACAGTACAAATGGGGGGCGATGAACGCCTCGGTATCTTTGATAGAAATGGCGATGGCGAGGCGGTAGGGGGGATTGTGGTAATGCGTTATGGCGAGAATGCAGATGAAGTGATCAGCAAGGTGAAGGCTAAGATGGCCGATCTGCAAACTGGCCTGCCTGCGGATATAAAATTTCATATCGCATATGATCGCAGCGAACTGATCAAAAATGCTGTAGGTTCGGTGAAGCACACCCTCATCGAGGAGATGATCACCGTGTCGCTTATCGTGATCCTGTTTTTGTTTAGCTGGCGCAGCGCGCTAAGCATCATTATCCAGATACCTATTACGGTAGCAGCCAGCTTTATATTGCTGAACGCATTCGGCATCAGTTCCAACATCATGTCATTAACTGGGATAGCGCTTGCCATTGGCGTAATTGTCGACAACGGTATTGTGATGGTAGAAAATGCGCACCGCAACCTGTCTTTGGCCGGGACGCTTGAGCATACCGACCGCATTAGTATCATTGAGCGGTCTTGTAAACAGGTGGGGCGTGGTGTCTTTTTTTCAACGCTGATCATTGTTGCTTCTTTTTTACCGGTATTTCTGTTGCACGGGCAGGAAGGCAAGTTATTTGGCCCCCTGGCCTGGACAAAAACATTTATTCTTGCTATTGATGCTATACTGGCTGTTACACTGGCCCCGGTGCTCATTTCTTTTTTTCTGAAAGGGAAGCTGCGGAGCGACGAGCATAATCCATTGAACCGGGGATTAGAAAATCTTTACCGCCCTGTGCTTAACTGGTGTATGCGCTGGCGAAAGACAACGCTGGCTGTCAACATTCTGGCGCTGATTGTCAGTATCCCGCTACTCATCAGTTTAGGAAGCGAGTTTATGCCGCCGTTGGATGAAGGTACCATTCTGTTTATGCCAGTTACGCAACCCGATGTATCAAATGCGCAGGCAAAACAGTTATTGCAGGTACAGGATAAGATCATAAAAAGTGTTCCGGAGGTGGCCGATGTATTGGGTAAAGCAGGCAGGGCAAGTACAGCAACCGACAACTCGCCCATTAGCATGACTGAAACTATTGTCCTGCTCAAACCAAAAAATCAATGGAGAAAAGGCGTTACAAAAGCTGATATCATAAACGAACTGAATTCCAAATTGCAAATACCGGGTGTGGTAAATGGCTGGACGCAACCTATCATTAACCGGATCAATATGCTGTCAACAGGTATTCGCACGGATGTAGGT includes:
- a CDS encoding efflux RND transporter permease subunit translates to MINQLISLSLKNRYIVLLLAVGLFAWGAWSVTQNPIDAIPDLSDNQVIVFTEWPGRSPQLIEDQVTYPLVSNLQGIPKVKAIRGTSMFGMSFVYIVFEDKADVYWARSRVLERLNYAQRLMPQSVTPTLGPDGTGVGHVLWYTLDSKNMNLGEQRALQDWYIKLGLQTVPGVSEVASFGGFEKQYQVNIDPHKLTYYRISLSQVLKSIKSNNNDVGGRKFEMNGTGYIVRGLGYIKNLQDVENIAVGTNNTVAVTLKDIATVQMGGDERLGIFDRNGDGEAVGGIVVMRYGENADEVISKVKAKMADLQTGLPADIKFHIAYDRSELIKNAVGSVKHTLIEEMITVSLIVILFLFSWRSALSIIIQIPITVAASFILLNAFGISSNIMSLTGIALAIGVIVDNGIVMVENAHRNLSLAGTLEHTDRISIIERSCKQVGRGVFFSTLIIVASFLPVFLLHGQEGKLFGPLAWTKTFILAIDAILAVTLAPVLISFFLKGKLRSDEHNPLNRGLENLYRPVLNWCMRWRKTTLAVNILALIVSIPLLISLGSEFMPPLDEGTILFMPVTQPDVSNAQAKQLLQVQDKIIKSVPEVADVLGKAGRASTATDNSPISMTETIVLLKPKNQWRKGVTKADIINELNSKLQIPGVVNGWTQPIINRINMLSTGIRTDVGLKIYGQNLDTINTLANRMKQALQDIDGVKDLYVDPITGGKYLDIQVNKAAIGRYGLSVDDVNEVVESALGGMNLTTTVEGRQRFSINARLAQDYRSSLDEIKRTPLQTASFGPVPLSSVADIRFADGPAMIQSENALLRGTVLFNVRGRDLGSTVKEAQNKLNALVKTLPKGYYIEWSGQYENLIRAEGTLKLILPVVLIIIFACLYFAFHSVREAFFSLISIPFALIGGAYMVYFFGVHLSVAVAVGFIALFGIAVETGIVMVIYLNDAMQQLVALKGNSKETITREDLHDYVMNGAVKRLRPKLMTVCVALFGLVPVLWATGTGSDVMRPIVLPMIGGVLTSSTHILLVTPLIFLMVKEYELKKHGKLDILEAKEQ
- a CDS encoding HYC_CC_PP family protein, whose product is MKRIAVILLILVYSVSVFGLTINRFYCCGKLANISLSASAECKMAHKDGDLSCCKNIKTTLKVKDNHVSSRTALSFKNTLAIIAPVFFLPVSHQSVTKLSQCTYNSQAPPLGQPPLYILYATYRI
- a CDS encoding heavy metal-binding domain-containing protein — translated: MKKAMLMAVAILFSATGVFAAHNGKMLPDTTKNQKAKPVKVQYTCTMHPEVLSDKPGKCPKCGMTLVKKEPAKKKADSMKMKM
- a CDS encoding toll/interleukin-1 receptor domain-containing protein; this translates as METNITPLTKLEQTLHDLAQHKNSARLVWFDYQNEKRLLEQGLISQLTFDQYKERISQKITSLINEPILSPDDGDEKASVFLSYNHADQRLAFRIQEELGKYKVGTRIDVNIVTIGQSIKDFIINQTKENTAVMWLVSEHSVKSYWVNFEASMMDYAEMLLNKHFIPVCRNTFFTDNQFHDDTYEEITKKIHEIEAKIAESHKKGMNSQLWDTSRLELLNVQRQLGTVLSNLKSNRVYPISDEYFSNTIKKIAEQLIVMQQNKKTNKYP
- a CDS encoding helix-turn-helix domain-containing protein, producing MVLHIKNMVCERCIMTIRPQLENLGYKVKRIVLGQAEIAPDPDTEQLLKIAGALKALGFDLLDKEADKTVEAVRNVVIELVHHTDLSDRKVSFPELLTARLEKDYNQLSRLFSNLQGITIEKFIIQQKVEKIKELLEYGELNLNEIAFRMGYSSSAHLSAQFKSITGMSPSRFKVSDTDGRKPIDKI